In the Microcoleus sp. FACHB-831 genome, CAGGGGCTTACCCGTTTCTACAACTTGCCAGAGTAATCCTTGACCGTAGGGGATACCTTGACTTAGAACAGCTTGCATGTGTTCTATTGCTGGTATGCCGTAGGTGGCAATAAACTCGCTGGAGATCTGATTTGTTAGAAACTTAGCTTGGGCGTCGAATCCCTCACCTCTAATTACTTTGACATCGCCGAAGGCTGCACCCATAACCTGTACGAGGTAGGTAAGCGCAAATTCTCCAATTTCCTTGAGTTCAGTGGCGGGTTGCAGCCGTTCCATTAAACTCAGTAAGAATTTCAGCCGCCTTACCTCGGCGTTCAAATTTGACTGGGTTAGCGAAGCTTCACGAAACGCTTGTTGTCTGGGGGTGACATCCCGGAAGTTGAAGAGGCGTCCGCCATCGCAGGTTACATTTGTGTAAACCTCCAAGCAGATGCCGTTGGTTTGTTCTATATAGGTTGAGATATCGGGGGCATCGGCTTGGTGAAGGGTTGATTTGATGTGTTCGCACTGAGCCTTCGACCAGTAGCCTTGAGCGACGACAGCGGCAAATACATCGTTACAATGTGGCGCGGTGGCTAACCATTCGGGGGTTAGTCCCCATATTTCGGCTAATTTCTGATTGAAGACAACTAGGTGATGGGATTTGTTAAATAGGGCGATCGCGTTATCCACTTGGTTCAGTATCAGTTTTTGCTCGTTTTGTAACTGCTGTAAACGCCGCTCAATCTGCTCTGGTTGCATTGTTTTCATTTTTACTGCCGAAATTTTATGTATTAAAACGGTATATTATTACACCTTCTAGTTTAAATTTTTGCGTTTTATTACGGCCAAAAGTTCAAATCTTCGAGCTGCTAAAAATAGTTATTTCTTTAGTTTAAAAAACTTAACAAATCTTTGTAGTGAGCTACAACCCGATCGTTTGTGATCTCAGACACTTATGGGTATAGATCGAAGTCGTGAAACCTCATGAGCTGTGTACTAGAGGCAGTGTGACTAAGTTAGGAGTAGATCGGCGAGTGCGATCGCATCATCCATTGGTGAGACATGGTGAAATAAAGACCATCTGCCAGAAAACAGAGGAAGTGCTGAAATGGGGGTTGTAATGCAAACTTTAAAGCAGGGATGTGAGGAGCGCAATCTCATGGCAAGGTTGGCGGAGGAACTGGAAAAAGATTGGCGATCGCGGCTGCTGAGCGATTGCCCAGAAGCAAGTCCAGCGACGCAAGAAAGTATCATTCGCTGGTTATTAGGAGAAGATTTAGACCGCTATGAGACACTAACGACCAGCCAAATGGCGATTGCGAGACAAGCGATGGACTATCGCTACAGAATTTTGCGTTCTCGCTACTTAGGAGTGTCACCAGAGCGTGCTTATCGCAATCTGACGGGGAGATTGGGGAGTTTAGTGTTGCTGAGAAATAAAATCCGCACATGGGTAGCACTCAGCCGCGATCGCAGTAGAGCTGTGGGGGATGTCTTGCAAGAAGTAATTCAGGAAATGTTGCAAGGCGATCGCTACATCCAACAGCAAATAAGCTGGATTGCCAAGTGTACCAAAGACGCCCGCCTGCGCGACTCGCTGCTGCTAACCAGCGTCGAGGAATATTGCCTGCGACCGATTCGCAACCAACCGCTGTTGGTATACAGGTTTGTCAATTATCTGCGGCGCAGCCAAAGAGCGGGAATGACCCACGTTCCTGAAGGGGAGCTAGTGCGGATGGTTTCCGAAGAAGTGAACTTAGATGATTCTGACTCACCAATAAGTTTGCTAGATTCCCAAGCACTTACCGATTATCAAGACGATCGAGCTTGGGAAGAACAACAAACACTGCGGAGTACCGTCAAAAACGAATTTGAAACTTATTTAGCACAAAAAGTCAGCGCAGAGGCTGCAACGTGGCTGCGGCTTTACCTGCAAGGCAAGTCGCAAGAGGCGATCGCGGCTGCCCTGAATTTGCCTATCAACCAAGTGTATCGGCTGCGGGAAAAAGTCAGCTACCATGCTATTCGCGTCTTTGCCCTCAAAACTCAGCCGCACTTAGTCGATAGCTGGCTGGAGATATCAGTGCAGGAACACAGCTTGGGGCTGACGCCAAAACAGTGGGAGCAATATAGGGAAACCCTTAGCGAACCGCAACGCCAGCTACTAGATAAGTTAAAAGCAGGAAAAAGTTTAGAAGCGATCGCCCAAGACTTAAACCTGAAAACTCATCAGGTTATGGGCGAATGGAGTAAACTTTACTTAGCAGCTCAAGCTATACGCAGCGCTTCGTGAGCCGATATTGCCTCTTAGAGTAATGTCTTTTGATATGACTTTGGCTCTTAGCTGTTAATCCGCAGCCTGCGCTACAAAGCAGCCCTAGCTGCTAAAAACCCCTTGGTTGCCGTTCTCAAGGCTAATCGCTAATCCATAAAAAAATTAGGGGCTGAGAAAAACTAGCAATATTGGTGGATTTATGCCCGCAAAGCTGCATATTTCCCTCTTAAAAATCGCTCCCAGGGGCATCTAATTAGAGTAAATACCATAGGGAGAATAAGGTAAATGGTGTCCCTACCAGTTAACCCAGCCCAGTCCAAACACAAGGCTAATTTAAAGCAATTCCGTAAGAAGGCGAAAGTAAAAATGCAACCCCCTAGCTGCCCCGTGTCAGGGTGGAAGCCTACTTTTATTCTTTCTTATTACTTTTGGCATTTTAATTTTTATTTTCTCTGGGGCGTGACATATGAATACTGAGCAGATGTTTCGCCTCATTGACAGTATTCTCCCCTTTGAAGCTTGCCTTTACTATCAAATCCTGCCCCTGGCACTCGAAGGCAGTCACCTCAAGTTGGGCATGGTAAATACCAAAGATACCTCCGCATTAGATTACGCGAAGCGCATCTTGGCTTACTTAAACTGTTCGCTTAAACCCGAGCAGATCTCAGTTGAATGCCACCAAACAATGCTTTCAGCTTATTTGAACTATAGCGGCAAGTCTAAAAACGCCCCAAAAGAGACAACCAAACAAGCAAAAAGACCGCCACAAAACGCTCAACCCACTTTAATTGTGGAAAGTCCAGAGCATTTGAGTCGTGCGATGGAATCTCAGATCGACCCGTCGCGGGAGACGCAACACCAGAAAGAAACAAAAATTGATGCAGATCGTACAGATACCCAGCCCCAGCCAGCCCCAGAGCAAAAAACACCTACAGAAAAATCGGATATTCAGAAAATAGGCACTCATCTGCCCTCTTTAGAAGTCCAGGCGCAGCACTTGTCCGATTCGATTCAAGTTCTGGGAACGTTGCCGCCTAAGCAACTACTCCAAGAATTACTAGGTCGGGTATTAATTGAGGGCATTGGTCGGCTTTATTTCGAGCGGCAGGAATCTCAAGGCCGCATACTGTGGAGCCAAAATGGTGTTTTGCAGTCAGTGTTAGAAAACTTACCCCTGTCAGTCTTACAGGGTGTAATGAACGAGCTAAAGCGGATGGCGCATATGTCGTTAATCCCGGTCGAAAAACCCACACAGGTAGAAATTGAGCGACGCTATCAGCAAAACCGTCTATTGCTGTGCTTGCGGGTAATGCCAGGTAAGTATGGAGAAGAGGCAACGTTACAAGTG is a window encoding:
- a CDS encoding HetZ-related protein 2, encoding MQTLKQGCEERNLMARLAEELEKDWRSRLLSDCPEASPATQESIIRWLLGEDLDRYETLTTSQMAIARQAMDYRYRILRSRYLGVSPERAYRNLTGRLGSLVLLRNKIRTWVALSRDRSRAVGDVLQEVIQEMLQGDRYIQQQISWIAKCTKDARLRDSLLLTSVEEYCLRPIRNQPLLVYRFVNYLRRSQRAGMTHVPEGELVRMVSEEVNLDDSDSPISLLDSQALTDYQDDRAWEEQQTLRSTVKNEFETYLAQKVSAEAATWLRLYLQGKSQEAIAAALNLPINQVYRLREKVSYHAIRVFALKTQPHLVDSWLEISVQEHSLGLTPKQWEQYRETLSEPQRQLLDKLKAGKSLEAIAQDLNLKTHQVMGEWSKLYLAAQAIRSAS